The following are from one region of the Prevotella sp. HUN102 genome:
- a CDS encoding PAS domain-containing sensor histidine kinase, giving the protein MKTEVIILIVLLLAMAAAYVRLWLHYRRSVRKVSFLFDALDSGDYSFRFPEDTAKGGEWLLNASLNRVKDILQHARDEQIEREKYFELIMDSVETGILVIEKERGVVLRSNQAARDLLRMDVISHVNKIKDLLSGFSTRETHTVLKGRSVRIIGFSDIKGELANQEIDSWVKLIRVLTHEIMNTVTPIISLSDTLLKNSQGEQHDGLSVINQTGKELIQFVENYRKFTHVPAPKPDLFYVRPFLERMASLVHPILTGDVRVELHVEPKDLLVYADEGLISRVVSNILKNAAEAVSLNGRIIIRAYSDEQESVVIDISNDGPRISEEVASHIFVPFFTTKAEGSGIGLSISRQIMRVSNGSLVLLSEKDSALTTFRLVFN; this is encoded by the coding sequence ATGAAGACGGAAGTTATCATACTCATTGTCCTGCTCCTCGCAATGGCGGCGGCATACGTCAGGCTGTGGCTCCATTACAGGCGCAGCGTGCGCAAGGTGTCGTTCCTGTTCGACGCCCTCGACAGCGGCGACTATTCGTTCCGTTTCCCCGAAGACACCGCGAAGGGCGGCGAATGGCTGCTGAACGCCTCGCTCAACCGTGTGAAAGACATTCTCCAGCACGCCCGCGACGAGCAGATAGAGCGCGAGAAATACTTCGAGCTGATTATGGACTCCGTGGAAACGGGTATCCTCGTCATAGAGAAAGAGCGGGGAGTGGTGCTCCGCAGCAATCAGGCGGCACGCGATCTGCTGAGGATGGACGTGATCTCGCACGTCAATAAAATCAAGGACCTGCTGTCGGGATTCTCCACCCGCGAGACGCATACCGTGCTGAAAGGACGCTCGGTGCGCATCATAGGGTTCAGCGACATCAAGGGCGAGCTTGCCAATCAGGAAATAGACAGTTGGGTGAAGCTCATCCGTGTGCTCACGCACGAGATTATGAACACCGTAACGCCGATTATCTCGCTCAGCGACACGCTCCTGAAGAACTCGCAGGGCGAGCAGCACGACGGCCTGAGCGTGATAAACCAGACGGGCAAGGAGCTGATTCAGTTCGTTGAGAACTACCGGAAGTTCACCCACGTGCCTGCACCCAAGCCCGACTTGTTCTATGTGCGCCCCTTCCTCGAGCGGATGGCGAGCCTCGTCCATCCGATATTGACCGGGGACGTGAGAGTGGAACTCCACGTGGAGCCGAAGGACCTGCTCGTCTATGCTGACGAGGGACTCATCAGCCGTGTGGTAAGCAACATTCTGAAGAATGCCGCCGAAGCCGTTTCCCTCAACGGAAGAATCATCATCCGGGCTTACAGCGACGAACAGGAATCGGTGGTAATAGACATCTCCAACGACGGTCCGAGGATTTCGGAGGAAGTAGCGTCCCACATCTTCGTCCCCTTCTTCACCACCAAGGCCGAGGGAAGCGGCATCGGCCTCTCCATCTCCCGGCAGATTATGCGTGTGAGCAACGGCTCGCTCGTGCTGCTGTCCGAAAAAGACTCCGCCCTCACCACCTTCCGCCTCGTTTTCAACTGA
- a CDS encoding sigma-54 dependent transcriptional regulator has translation MKQGTILIADDNRNILTTVKMLLENVFQNIVAIASPANIPTRLREDRPDVVLLDMNFHSGINNGNEGLYWLREIKKARPATEVVLFTAYADIELAVTGIKEGAADFIVKPFDNEKLTETLSKAYEKTKKGSGTADAGGRESTMFWGSSAVMENLRLMVEKVSATDANILITGENGTGKEVLANEIHRLSNRSARQMMPIDMGAITETLFESELFGHVKGAFTDAKADKPGKFELAEGSTLFLDEIGNLGYALQAKLLTALQRRSIVRVGGSTQIPIDVRLVCATNCDLQLMVKEGRFREDLLYRINTIHLHLPPLRERKGDVAALARIFLGRYANMYNKPEMNFSAEAEEKINSLPWYGNIRELQHAVEKAVILSSGSVIDANDIDGQDAQKAKPMDEVQTLDEMEQRLIEKTIHDCDGNLSQVAFKLGITRQTLYNKIKRYGL, from the coding sequence ATGAAACAAGGCACAATACTTATCGCTGACGACAACAGGAATATCCTTACCACAGTGAAGATGCTGCTGGAGAATGTTTTTCAGAACATTGTGGCCATTGCCAGTCCTGCAAACATACCCACACGGCTGAGGGAGGACAGACCCGACGTGGTGCTGCTGGATATGAATTTCCACAGCGGAATAAACAACGGAAACGAGGGACTCTACTGGCTGCGCGAAATAAAGAAGGCACGGCCGGCAACCGAGGTGGTGCTCTTCACGGCATACGCCGACATAGAACTCGCCGTAACAGGCATTAAGGAAGGGGCTGCCGACTTCATCGTTAAGCCGTTCGACAATGAGAAACTCACGGAAACGCTGTCGAAAGCCTATGAGAAAACGAAGAAAGGCAGCGGAACGGCAGATGCCGGCGGCAGGGAGAGCACGATGTTCTGGGGTTCGTCGGCCGTGATGGAGAACCTGCGGCTGATGGTGGAGAAGGTTTCGGCCACCGATGCCAACATACTCATTACGGGAGAGAACGGTACGGGCAAGGAGGTATTGGCCAACGAGATACACCGGCTGTCGAACAGGAGCGCAAGGCAGATGATGCCCATTGATATGGGAGCCATCACGGAGACGCTTTTCGAGAGCGAACTCTTCGGACACGTCAAGGGAGCGTTCACAGATGCAAAGGCCGACAAGCCCGGAAAATTTGAACTTGCAGAGGGAAGCACGCTCTTTCTCGACGAAATAGGAAACCTCGGGTATGCCCTTCAGGCAAAACTGCTCACGGCATTGCAGCGCAGAAGCATCGTGAGAGTGGGAGGAAGCACGCAGATACCCATCGACGTAAGGCTCGTGTGCGCCACCAACTGCGACCTGCAACTGATGGTAAAGGAGGGCAGGTTCCGCGAAGACCTGCTCTACCGCATCAACACCATTCATCTGCATCTGCCGCCATTGCGCGAGCGGAAGGGCGACGTGGCAGCCTTAGCACGGATCTTCCTCGGCCGTTATGCCAATATGTACAACAAGCCGGAAATGAATTTCTCCGCCGAGGCAGAAGAAAAAATCAACTCACTGCCGTGGTACGGCAACATACGCGAGCTTCAGCACGCCGTGGAAAAGGCCGTGATTCTGAGCAGCGGCAGCGTGATTGACGCAAACGACATAGACGGTCAGGATGCGCAGAAGGCAAAGCCGATGGACGAAGTGCAGACGCTCGACGAGATGGAGCAGCGGCTCATAGAGAAGACCATACACGACTGCGACGGCAACCTGTCGCAGGTGGCGTTCAAGCTCGGCATCACGCGCCAGACATTGTATAACAAGATAAAACGTTACGGACTGTAA
- a CDS encoding TolC family protein: protein MKRTIYILLIGLATVQGKAQETWTMDRCIQYAVEHANDIRRQRMQNEQTAYDEKTAKMAFLPTVGAQVSGQYSWGRNIDPETNTYNTITTFNNYYSIAAEVTLFDGGRTLNAFRQARLARANSAARIEKLADERAIQVMTKFVEAIYNLKSISLAERKLSDSKALLLKTRRLYELGEKARPDVVQMESQVAEDGYNLLRQQNEARLSLLALKSEMNFPAGDSLALDTTVYMDKVASETAGALFESFRCDAPDVKNAQYDVENARYNYLIQRGERLPRLSLGLGISTNYYKNLSREGRSSEAFGRQLSNNLGEYVYLSLSVPIFNPAVWRSARKAKTTWQQAQVALEETQRKLRDDISRAVIDRDGCLAEVRQMRKKVEADSVAYHLSHRKYEEGMLSTFDLHTSAQTLLQSRIRLLQMQLTLGMKQRLVNYYKGRKLWTSK from the coding sequence ATGAAAAGAACTATCTACATATTGCTAATAGGGCTTGCGACGGTTCAGGGCAAGGCGCAGGAAACGTGGACGATGGACCGCTGCATCCAGTATGCCGTGGAACACGCCAACGACATCCGTCGGCAGAGAATGCAGAACGAGCAGACGGCATACGACGAGAAAACGGCGAAGATGGCGTTTCTGCCCACGGTGGGCGCACAGGTTTCGGGGCAGTACAGCTGGGGACGCAACATCGACCCGGAGACCAACACGTACAACACCATTACCACGTTCAACAACTATTACAGCATTGCGGCGGAGGTAACGCTCTTCGACGGAGGGCGGACGCTCAACGCTTTCCGACAGGCGCGCCTCGCCAGAGCCAACAGCGCGGCGCGGATAGAGAAACTTGCCGACGAGAGAGCCATACAGGTGATGACGAAATTTGTAGAAGCCATATACAATCTGAAGAGCATCAGCCTTGCTGAACGGAAACTTTCGGACAGCAAGGCTCTGCTCCTCAAAACCCGAAGGCTCTACGAACTGGGCGAGAAGGCACGCCCCGACGTGGTGCAGATGGAGAGTCAGGTGGCCGAGGACGGCTACAATCTGCTCCGTCAGCAGAACGAGGCGCGCCTGTCGCTGCTTGCGCTGAAGTCGGAAATGAACTTCCCGGCGGGGGATTCGCTCGCGCTCGACACCACGGTATATATGGATAAGGTGGCGTCCGAGACGGCCGGTGCGCTCTTCGAGAGCTTCCGGTGCGATGCGCCCGACGTGAAAAACGCACAATACGACGTGGAGAACGCCCGCTACAACTATCTCATCCAGCGTGGCGAACGGCTCCCGAGGCTCTCCTTGGGACTGGGAATCTCCACCAACTACTATAAGAATCTCTCTCGGGAGGGCCGCAGTTCAGAGGCATTCGGCCGGCAGTTGAGCAACAATCTGGGCGAATACGTCTACCTGTCGCTCTCCGTTCCCATCTTCAATCCCGCCGTCTGGCGTTCCGCCCGAAAGGCAAAGACCACTTGGCAGCAGGCACAGGTGGCACTTGAGGAGACACAGAGGAAACTCCGCGACGATATTTCGAGAGCCGTCATCGACCGCGACGGCTGCCTTGCCGAGGTGCGCCAGATGCGGAAGAAGGTGGAAGCCGACTCGGTGGCGTATCATCTGTCGCACAGGAAATACGAGGAGGGAATGCTTTCCACCTTCGACCTCCACACCTCGGCGCAGACGCTGCTGCAAAGCCGCATAAGACTGCTGCAGATGCAACTGACGCTCGGAATGAAACAACGATTGGTAAACTATTATAAAGGCAGAAAACTATGGACATCGAAATAA
- a CDS encoding efflux RND transporter periplasmic adaptor subunit, which yields MDIEIKKKKYLIPRKYWIWIAGGVILAGAILWLALNNVSSTLKVERRGLNIGDVKQAQFDDYVSVDGNVVPIQVVQISPEEGGVVLEKVVEEGQHVAKGQVLVRLSNSNLDLEILNAESELAEKQNMLRNTQITMQQEQLSTSNEAAQLAMDVQAKKRSYGHQTALHKEELNSREDYLKAKEDYELAVKKNRLIRQRISKDAQLRHSQMDQMNDNLASMMRNVQLVRQRKERLNVRSQIDGEVGQLDIELGQSISPGQKIGVINDLSDYKVEAKVDEHYIDRVHQGLTAVFEQNGKQYALTVRKVFPEVKEGRFKIEFVFSGNRPSNIRTGQTYYIDLKLGESKKAVLIPKGTFYSVTGGNWIFVLDKDGRKAYRRNIRIGRQNPQYYEVLEGLEPGERVITSGYESYKDNEVLILK from the coding sequence ATGGACATCGAAATAAAGAAAAAGAAGTATCTCATACCCCGGAAGTACTGGATTTGGATTGCAGGAGGCGTGATTCTCGCGGGTGCCATCCTGTGGCTTGCGCTGAACAACGTTTCCTCCACGCTGAAAGTGGAGCGCAGGGGACTGAACATAGGCGACGTGAAGCAGGCGCAGTTCGACGACTACGTGAGCGTAGACGGCAACGTGGTGCCTATTCAGGTGGTGCAGATCTCGCCCGAGGAGGGCGGCGTGGTGCTCGAGAAGGTGGTCGAGGAAGGGCAGCACGTGGCAAAGGGACAGGTGCTCGTGCGGCTGAGCAACAGCAATCTCGACCTCGAGATACTCAATGCCGAGAGCGAGCTTGCCGAGAAGCAGAATATGCTGCGCAACACGCAGATCACGATGCAGCAGGAACAGCTCAGCACCAGCAACGAGGCGGCGCAGCTCGCAATGGACGTACAGGCCAAGAAGCGCAGCTACGGCCATCAGACCGCGCTGCACAAGGAGGAGCTGAACAGCCGTGAGGACTACCTGAAGGCGAAGGAAGACTACGAGCTTGCCGTGAAGAAGAACCGGCTCATTCGGCAGCGCATCAGCAAGGATGCACAGCTCCGCCACTCGCAGATGGACCAGATGAACGACAATCTGGCGTCGATGATGCGCAACGTGCAGCTCGTCAGGCAGCGGAAGGAACGGCTGAACGTGCGCTCGCAGATTGACGGCGAGGTGGGACAGCTCGACATAGAACTGGGACAGAGCATATCGCCGGGACAGAAAATCGGCGTGATCAACGACCTGAGCGACTACAAGGTGGAGGCGAAGGTGGACGAACACTACATAGACCGCGTGCATCAGGGTCTCACGGCCGTGTTCGAGCAGAACGGAAAGCAGTATGCCCTCACCGTGAGAAAGGTGTTTCCCGAGGTTAAGGAGGGTCGCTTCAAGATAGAATTCGTGTTCAGCGGCAACCGTCCTTCCAACATACGCACCGGACAGACCTACTACATCGACCTCAAGCTCGGCGAATCAAAGAAGGCCGTGCTCATTCCCAAGGGAACGTTTTACAGCGTTACGGGCGGAAACTGGATATTCGTGCTCGACAAGGACGGCCGGAAGGCCTACCGCCGCAACATCCGTATCGGACGCCAGAACCCCCAGTACTACGAGGTGCTCGAAGGACTGGAGCCCGGCGAGCGTGTCATAACGAGCGGCTACGAAAGCTACAAGGACAACGAAGTGCTGATTCTGAAATGA